From a region of the Anaerolineales bacterium genome:
- a CDS encoding DUF87 domain-containing protein: MKTEGKFYIGKTYDPKKKMILQKPTLYDPDDLTTHGVVVGMTGSGKTGLCIDILEEAALNGIPALVIDPKGDIANLLLHFPSLDPQDFEPWVDADTAQREGKSAAEMAQEVADLWKSGLAEWDIDSERIARVRQAVDYAVFTPGSDAGIPVSILTSLQAPALSWDENREAIREKISSTATALLGLVGIESDPVKSREHILLANLLERAWVEGEDMDLSELIRQIQNPPFERLGAFEMDQFYPEDDRFELAVSLNNLLAAPSFEAWVEGTPLDIEAFLWGKDGKPKQSIFYLAHLPDAERMFFVTLLLTALEAWMYQQSGSDSLRALLYIDEVFGFMPPVAKPPSKPPLLRLLKQARAFGLGLLLTTQNPADLDYKGLSNAGTWFIGRLQTERDKQRLLEGLEGIEAGKGGFSRAKADKSISSLGKRVFLLHNVHEKAPEIFHTRWAMAYLKGPITRTQLKDLNALVSADTKASGRGKKHAAGSEMKVDMRLSATRPAVPTGVEELFLANNLTVAQALQSAGMETPKAKHLGIVYRPSLFAQASVRYLDRKNDIDHEDTLAALLIDVDPRGVVHWDEVRTSPFTSKAFDSGPAPESQFTDLEKPLSSTRTLKSLETDFLDYVYHGAELILEANPALQLVAEPGVTTAEFREQCAQAAQAARDDEAETLREKYEKKIKSIQTRLAKEERELAEDEAEHQSRKMEELAILGENLLGLFGGSRSRRRVSTSVTKRRMTAKAKADVEESLDVIEEFKQELAELEAELSRELDELDDRWGEAAFQIEELKLTPYKKNILIEHFGVAWYPFWQLEEGGKSFEVPGFSAA, encoded by the coding sequence TTGAAGACCGAAGGCAAGTTTTACATCGGCAAGACGTACGACCCGAAGAAGAAAATGATCCTTCAAAAACCGACGCTCTACGATCCGGACGATCTGACGACGCACGGCGTCGTCGTGGGTATGACGGGATCGGGTAAAACCGGGCTGTGTATCGACATTCTCGAGGAAGCGGCTTTGAACGGCATACCGGCACTGGTGATCGATCCCAAGGGCGACATTGCCAACTTGTTACTGCATTTCCCTTCGCTCGATCCGCAGGATTTCGAGCCCTGGGTGGACGCGGACACCGCGCAGCGGGAAGGCAAGTCGGCTGCCGAAATGGCGCAAGAAGTCGCCGACCTGTGGAAATCCGGACTGGCGGAGTGGGACATCGATTCCGAGCGCATTGCGCGCGTTCGCCAGGCGGTCGATTATGCCGTGTTTACTCCGGGATCGGACGCCGGCATCCCGGTCAGCATTCTTACCTCCTTGCAAGCACCGGCGCTTTCGTGGGACGAAAATCGAGAGGCGATCCGGGAAAAGATTTCCAGCACAGCCACGGCGCTGCTGGGACTGGTGGGCATCGAATCCGACCCGGTCAAATCTCGCGAGCACATCCTGCTGGCCAACCTGCTCGAGCGAGCCTGGGTGGAAGGTGAGGACATGGATCTCTCCGAATTGATCCGGCAGATTCAGAACCCTCCCTTCGAACGGCTGGGCGCCTTCGAGATGGATCAGTTCTACCCCGAAGATGACCGTTTCGAACTCGCCGTTTCGCTGAACAATCTACTCGCAGCGCCTTCTTTCGAAGCCTGGGTCGAGGGAACGCCGCTGGACATCGAGGCGTTCCTTTGGGGTAAGGACGGAAAGCCAAAACAAAGCATTTTCTACCTGGCGCACCTGCCGGACGCGGAGCGGATGTTTTTCGTCACCCTGCTGCTGACGGCCCTCGAAGCCTGGATGTACCAGCAGTCGGGCTCGGATTCGCTGCGTGCACTGCTGTACATCGACGAGGTGTTCGGTTTCATGCCGCCCGTGGCCAAGCCGCCTTCCAAACCCCCGCTGCTGCGCCTGCTCAAGCAAGCCCGCGCCTTCGGGCTCGGTTTGCTGCTCACGACGCAGAACCCGGCCGATCTGGACTACAAGGGGTTGAGCAATGCGGGCACCTGGTTCATCGGCCGGCTGCAAACCGAGCGGGACAAGCAGCGTCTCCTGGAAGGATTGGAGGGCATCGAGGCGGGAAAGGGCGGGTTCAGCCGGGCGAAGGCGGACAAGAGCATCTCCTCTTTGGGGAAACGCGTGTTCTTGCTGCACAACGTGCACGAGAAAGCGCCCGAGATTTTCCACACGCGTTGGGCGATGGCGTATCTGAAGGGCCCGATCACGCGTACGCAGCTGAAGGATCTCAATGCGCTCGTAAGCGCAGATACAAAAGCATCCGGACGGGGGAAGAAACATGCGGCCGGGTCCGAGATGAAGGTCGATATGAGGCTTTCCGCCACTCGTCCTGCGGTACCCACCGGTGTGGAAGAGTTGTTCCTGGCCAACAATCTCACGGTCGCCCAGGCGCTCCAATCAGCCGGGATGGAGACGCCGAAGGCAAAACACCTGGGGATCGTCTATCGACCATCGCTTTTCGCGCAAGCTTCGGTTCGCTACCTCGATCGGAAAAATGACATCGACCACGAAGACACGCTCGCAGCACTTTTGATTGATGTCGACCCGCGTGGTGTGGTGCATTGGGATGAAGTGCGTACGTCGCCTTTCACATCGAAGGCGTTCGATTCGGGCCCGGCTCCCGAATCCCAATTCACGGATCTGGAGAAGCCGCTTTCGAGTACGAGGACACTCAAATCGCTGGAAACCGATTTTCTGGATTACGTGTATCACGGCGCAGAACTTATATTGGAAGCCAATCCAGCGCTGCAGCTCGTTGCCGAACCGGGCGTCACGACGGCCGAATTTCGAGAGCAATGTGCCCAGGCAGCCCAGGCTGCGCGTGACGACGAGGCAGAAACCCTGCGTGAGAAATACGAGAAGAAGATCAAGTCGATCCAGACACGGCTCGCCAAGGAAGAACGTGAATTGGCTGAAGATGAAGCCGAGCATCAGTCCCGCAAGATGGAAGAGCTGGCGATTCTGGGCGAAAATCTCCTGGGTCTGTTCGGCGGATCCCGCAGCCGCCGCCGTGTCTCAACGTCAGTCACCAAACGCCGTATGACCGCCAAGGCGAAGGCCGACGTCGAGGAGTCCCTGGACGTGATCGAAGAGTTCAAGCAGGAACTCGCCGAACTCGAAGCAGAATTATCCCGGGAATTGGACGAACTGGATGATCGTTGGGGGGAGGCGGCATTCCAGATCGAGGAGCTCAAGCTCACGCCGTATAAAAAGAACATTCTCATCGAGCATTTTGGTGTGGCCTGGTATCCGTTCTGGCAATTGGAAGAAGGCGGAAAAAGCTTCGAAGTTCCGGGATTTTCTGCAGCGTAA
- a CDS encoding phospholipase D-like domain-containing protein: MPRRITINPTTLAASLTFILLVALFFVFQGEPEREATSPTPQIDPESAWTVLFSDPGGPDAASYRGGPDSYLASAIDAAQYSVDVAIYHLDLWSIRDALIRAHRRGLQVRLVVESDYRSEGEITELEQEGIEVIGDLRQHLMHHKFVILDGVEVWTGSMNFTVRGAYVNNNNLLAVRSADLAQRYSREFEEMFLEDRFGALSLPDPDLDSVVLDEGEWTVLFSPDVPVAPELVELIDDADSTIEFLAFSFTSDEIARAMLARSDAGVRVRGVIESDQAAAVGAQYEALREGGVDVRLDGNPGTMHHKVIILDGETVICGSYNFTRSAEEHNDENLLIVADPDLADQFLIEFEKIYAEGGL; encoded by the coding sequence GTGCCACGACGTATAACCATCAATCCGACAACGCTCGCCGCTTCGTTGACGTTCATTCTCCTCGTCGCATTGTTTTTCGTGTTCCAGGGTGAACCCGAACGGGAAGCGACATCCCCGACGCCGCAAATCGACCCGGAAAGCGCGTGGACGGTTCTGTTCTCCGATCCGGGAGGGCCGGATGCCGCCTCGTACCGGGGTGGGCCGGACTCTTATCTGGCGAGCGCGATCGATGCGGCGCAGTATTCGGTAGACGTGGCGATCTATCATCTGGATTTGTGGAGCATACGTGATGCGCTCATTCGGGCGCATCGACGCGGATTGCAGGTGCGGCTCGTCGTCGAAAGTGATTATCGCTCCGAAGGTGAGATAACCGAACTCGAGCAGGAGGGCATCGAAGTCATCGGCGATCTGCGGCAGCACCTGATGCATCATAAATTCGTCATCCTGGATGGCGTGGAAGTCTGGACGGGCTCGATGAATTTCACGGTGCGAGGGGCTTACGTCAATAACAACAACCTGCTTGCCGTACGCTCCGCCGACCTGGCGCAGCGCTATTCCCGTGAATTCGAAGAGATGTTCCTCGAGGATCGTTTCGGTGCGCTCTCATTGCCCGATCCGGACCTGGACTCCGTAGTTCTCGATGAAGGGGAGTGGACGGTCCTGTTCTCGCCGGACGTGCCGGTGGCCCCGGAATTGGTCGAATTGATCGATGATGCGGATTCCACGATAGAATTCCTGGCTTTCTCCTTTACCTCGGATGAAATCGCCAGGGCGATGCTCGCCCGTTCGGATGCAGGGGTACGCGTGCGCGGGGTGATCGAAAGCGATCAGGCGGCGGCGGTGGGCGCGCAGTACGAAGCGCTTCGTGAAGGCGGCGTGGACGTGCGCCTGGACGGAAACCCGGGGACCATGCACCATAAGGTTATCATCCTGGATGGGGAGACCGTGATCTGTGGTTCTTATAATTTCACGCGCAGCGCCGAGGAACACAACGATGAAAATCTGTTGATCGTCGCCGACCCGGATCTGGCGGACCAATTCCTGATAGAATTCGAAAAGATCTACGCGGAAGGGGGGCTCTGA
- a CDS encoding quinone-dependent dihydroorotate dehydrogenase, with the protein MGSEAGAEHASGAHSGLKYMGYEWLRALLFRVDPERVHRLTLRALVLASSSIVARALLRRAFSYDDPSLAVDVFGIRFPNPLGLAAGYDKEGRALRGLACLGFGHVELGTVTPLPQPGNPRPRIFRLPEDRALINRMGFPNRGAEALLQRIGDRESRDVVVGLNVGKGMNTPLEAAAQDYIYLLQTFYELVDYFVVNISSPNTVGLRRLQARDYLASLLRQISDARRDLSSASQKRVPVLVKLAPDLTLKELEDAVGVITAHEMDGVVATNTTIEREGLISKNALESGGLSGLPLRRRSTAMVRRIAQLSQGKLPIVGVGGVFDADDVREKMDAGAALVQVYTGLVYRGPGLARSILRELAEKE; encoded by the coding sequence GGGATATGAATGGCTCCGAGCGCTGTTATTTCGCGTCGACCCCGAAAGGGTACACCGTCTGACGCTGCGCGCATTGGTGTTGGCATCTTCGTCCATCGTAGCCAGGGCATTGCTGCGCCGGGCCTTTTCGTACGACGATCCATCGCTGGCGGTGGACGTATTTGGCATCCGCTTTCCCAACCCGCTGGGTCTGGCGGCGGGTTACGATAAAGAAGGTCGCGCGCTCCGGGGGTTGGCTTGTCTGGGATTCGGCCACGTCGAATTGGGCACGGTCACGCCGTTGCCGCAGCCGGGCAATCCCCGGCCGAGAATCTTTCGTCTCCCCGAGGATCGCGCCTTGATCAACCGCATGGGATTTCCCAACAGGGGCGCCGAAGCGCTTCTCCAGCGCATCGGGGATCGGGAATCGAGGGACGTTGTCGTTGGGCTCAACGTCGGCAAGGGGATGAACACGCCGCTGGAGGCGGCCGCTCAGGATTATATCTACCTTCTGCAGACTTTTTACGAACTCGTCGATTATTTTGTTGTCAACATCTCCTCACCCAACACGGTGGGCCTGCGGCGATTGCAGGCGCGCGATTACCTGGCTTCCCTCTTGCGGCAAATTTCCGATGCCCGCCGGGATTTGAGTTCCGCCTCGCAAAAACGGGTGCCCGTGCTGGTCAAGCTCGCACCGGATCTGACGCTGAAGGAATTGGAGGACGCCGTCGGAGTCATTACGGCGCACGAGATGGACGGCGTCGTGGCGACCAACACCACGATCGAACGGGAAGGTTTGATATCGAAGAATGCGCTTGAAAGCGGCGGCCTCAGCGGACTCCCGCTGCGCCGGCGTTCGACGGCCATGGTGCGCCGGATCGCGCAGCTTTCGCAGGGGAAACTGCCGATCGTCGGCGTGGGCGGTGTGTTCGACGCCGATGACGTGAGAGAGAAGATGGACGCAGGCGCCGCTTTGGTTCAAGTTTACACGGGTCTCGTTTATCGCGGACCGGGATTGGCTCGATCGATCCTGCGCGAACTCGCTGAGAAAGAGTAG